The Saprospiraceae bacterium genome includes a window with the following:
- a CDS encoding lactonase family protein, with product MKSPIGISICAILLFFNTLVSGQKRFLYAGSYSDKDSTGIYVFEFDMKKGTISKVIHSYKISNPSFLSISNNKKYLFAIGENQEGSVTSYKIDARSGSLSYLNTQRSGGSGPCHVVTDKNDNWCIIGHYGSGDGSVLPILSDGKMGLPTQTFRHVTDTTQKSINPRVHSINITPNNKDVFVPDLGLDKILHFTLDSKSGFLKPAPNPYTTLPKGSGPRHFAFHPQGKYVYCILEYTSKINVYKYQKEALEETSSVSTLPENYSGKNYCADIHVSPDGRFVYGSNRGHNSIAIFSVNKISGALTFAGHQSTFGDFPRNFVIDPSGNFLLVANQKSNNIQIFRRNLHTGVLTHIQEVKDIHKPVCLKFL from the coding sequence ATGAAGTCGCCTATTGGTATAAGTATTTGCGCCATATTATTATTTTTCAACACATTAGTCTCTGGCCAGAAAAGATTTTTGTATGCAGGATCTTACTCTGATAAAGACAGTACTGGTATCTATGTGTTTGAATTTGACATGAAAAAAGGAACTATTTCAAAAGTCATACATAGCTACAAAATATCCAATCCCAGCTTTCTGAGTATTTCAAACAATAAAAAATATCTGTTTGCCATTGGCGAAAATCAGGAAGGAAGTGTCACTTCTTATAAAATAGATGCGCGGTCCGGAAGTTTGTCTTATCTGAATACACAGCGTTCCGGTGGCTCAGGGCCCTGTCATGTGGTGACTGATAAGAACGATAATTGGTGCATCATTGGCCATTATGGCAGTGGTGACGGGAGTGTCTTACCTATTCTTTCCGATGGCAAGATGGGTTTACCGACTCAAACATTCAGACATGTGACTGATACCACACAAAAGTCTATAAATCCTCGCGTTCATTCCATCAATATTACACCAAACAACAAAGATGTTTTTGTACCTGATCTTGGATTGGATAAGATTTTACATTTTACTCTCGATAGTAAGAGTGGATTTTTGAAACCGGCACCCAATCCTTACACTACCCTTCCAAAAGGATCAGGCCCAAGACACTTTGCCTTCCATCCACAAGGAAAATATGTTTATTGCATTTTGGAATATACTTCAAAAATTAATGTTTACAAATATCAGAAAGAAGCCTTGGAAGAAACATCCTCAGTTTCTACCCTTCCTGAGAACTACAGTGGAAAAAACTATTGTGCTGATATCCATGTTTCTCCGGACGGAAGATTTGTCTATGGTTCTAACAGAGGACATAATTCTATAGCCATTTTTTCTGTAAACAAAATCTCCGGTGCTCTGACTTTCGCAGGTCACCAATCCACTTTTGGAGATTTTCCCCGCAATTTTGTCATTGATCCATCAGGTAATTTTCTGCTGGTAGCCAATCAAAAAAGTAACAATATCCAAATATTCAGACGGAATCTCCATACCGGTGTATTAACACATATTCAGGAAGTTAAGGATATCCACAAGCCCGTTTGTCTTAAATTTCTTTAA
- a CDS encoding TonB-dependent receptor, with amino-acid sequence MSKNMKSLASSLICTLMCLSMSIAQTVSVTIKDKLDKNPLYGVNIAHDDKGYYTDLDGNFLLDISKMPVILTLSYVGYKTMIVEYKDATSVPSEVYMEALDLMLDQITVTGSKYEQNIAKSTISIDILKSDLLRSVNATTSDEILNKIPGVQVLDGQANIRGGSGYSYGAGSRVMLLVDDVPALQPDAGFPNWNDIPIENLSQIEVLKGAASTLYGSAALNGIVNFRSSYATSKPETRFSAAATVFASPKDDTKKWWNDTLRYESNFTFVHKQKLGKLDVIASGLYNKSEGFNQFTNESRGRGNLNFRYRITDRLTAQMGLLGNFSKSNSFFLWANPASGAMRPYTGTVSDRTSRRIYLDPSLTYLDKKNNKHRFMTRTILVDNRNNTNQSNKSTNQYTEYQFQRNFTKAKLILTTGVVGAWTSVDSEILGDTLFTAHNYASYLQLDKTIDKLTLAAGIRYEYIGQRSPENFKGDVIPGGSVSDDRWISRVTANYSVSEYSSLRLSLGQGYRYPTLTERFVTTSFGNFSIFANPFLQPETGWSSELGYKQGFSLGGFKGYVDFAGFISEYNDMIEFTFVFEPNKFGFQPQNIGNTRISGYEVSVSGQVNLLGIPITVLGGYTYIDPVYKNYDTSEAIRNSVSEPINVLKYRSKHQAKIDAEAKYCQFKWGISVQRVSHVINIDKAFEAVPPVSIDLFGIGQYRDFNNNGYTLVDTRISYQVGKLTITALANNILNSEYTLRPALIEAPRNFGLRLDYKMN; translated from the coding sequence ATGAGCAAGAATATGAAGTCATTAGCCAGTAGCCTGATATGTACTTTGATGTGTTTATCGATGTCTATAGCTCAGACCGTAAGTGTCACCATAAAAGATAAACTGGACAAGAATCCTCTTTATGGAGTTAACATAGCTCATGATGATAAGGGGTACTATACTGACTTAGACGGAAATTTTTTACTCGATATAAGTAAGATGCCTGTCATCCTAACTTTGAGTTATGTAGGGTATAAAACTATGATTGTAGAGTATAAAGATGCAACATCGGTTCCTTCAGAAGTGTACATGGAAGCATTGGACCTTATGCTGGATCAAATCACTGTGACGGGTTCAAAATATGAACAGAATATTGCTAAAAGCACAATATCTATTGACATCCTGAAGTCGGATCTCCTTCGATCTGTCAATGCAACCACTTCAGATGAAATATTAAATAAAATTCCAGGGGTGCAAGTGCTGGACGGACAGGCTAATATAAGAGGTGGATCAGGGTATTCCTATGGTGCCGGAAGCAGGGTGATGCTACTTGTGGATGATGTCCCTGCTTTACAACCGGATGCCGGTTTTCCCAACTGGAATGATATACCCATAGAAAATCTATCTCAGATAGAAGTGCTCAAAGGTGCTGCATCGACCCTTTACGGATCTGCCGCATTGAACGGTATTGTCAATTTCAGGTCGTCGTATGCCACATCAAAACCTGAAACCCGATTTTCAGCTGCGGCCACAGTGTTTGCATCTCCAAAAGATGACACTAAAAAATGGTGGAATGATACGTTGCGATACGAAAGCAATTTCACCTTTGTACATAAACAGAAATTAGGTAAGCTGGATGTGATTGCAAGCGGATTGTATAATAAATCAGAGGGATTCAATCAATTTACAAATGAGAGTCGGGGACGTGGCAATTTGAATTTCCGGTACAGGATCACTGACCGATTGACTGCGCAAATGGGACTTTTAGGTAATTTTTCGAAAAGTAATAGTTTTTTCCTATGGGCAAACCCGGCATCAGGAGCGATGAGGCCATATACCGGCACTGTGTCTGACAGAACATCAAGACGCATTTACCTTGACCCTTCATTGACCTATCTTGACAAAAAAAATAATAAGCACAGGTTCATGACACGAACGATTCTTGTGGATAATCGCAACAACACCAACCAATCCAATAAATCGACCAATCAATACACGGAATATCAGTTTCAACGCAATTTTACAAAAGCAAAGTTGATCCTTACGACAGGTGTGGTAGGCGCTTGGACAAGTGTGGACTCTGAAATACTGGGAGATACTCTGTTTACGGCACATAATTATGCTTCTTACCTGCAATTGGACAAAACAATTGACAAACTCACCCTTGCCGCCGGTATCCGGTATGAATATATCGGGCAGCGGAGCCCTGAAAATTTCAAAGGTGACGTGATCCCCGGCGGAAGTGTATCAGATGACAGATGGATATCCAGGGTGACTGCCAACTACAGCGTGAGCGAATATTCTTCATTGAGGCTTTCCTTAGGTCAGGGTTACCGATACCCAACTTTAACGGAACGATTCGTGACCACATCTTTTGGCAATTTTTCAATTTTTGCCAATCCTTTTCTTCAGCCGGAGACCGGATGGTCGTCAGAATTGGGTTATAAGCAAGGATTTTCTTTGGGTGGATTTAAAGGATATGTGGATTTTGCAGGTTTTATATCGGAGTACAATGATATGATAGAATTTACTTTTGTTTTTGAGCCCAATAAATTCGGATTTCAGCCTCAGAATATCGGAAATACACGAATATCGGGTTATGAAGTCAGTGTGTCTGGACAGGTAAACCTTTTAGGAATTCCCATTACGGTACTCGGAGGATATACTTACATAGACCCAGTTTATAAAAATTATGATACTTCAGAAGCGATAAGAAACTCAGTGTCAGAACCAATAAATGTACTGAAATACAGGTCAAAACACCAGGCAAAAATAGATGCAGAAGCTAAATACTGCCAGTTTAAATGGGGTATATCTGTGCAACGGGTAAGTCATGTGATTAATATTGATAAGGCATTTGAAGCTGTTCCGCCCGTAAGTATCGATCTTTTTGGTATAGGCCAATATCGTGATTTTAACAATAATGGTTATACCTTAGTAGATACCAGAATTTCTTACCAGGTGGGTAAGTTGACCATCACAGCTTTGGCAAATAACATCCTGAATAGTGAGTACACCCTAAGACCTGCATTGATAGAAGCTCCAAGAAATTTCGGACTGAGGTTGGATTATAAAATGAATTAA
- a CDS encoding aldehyde dehydrogenase family protein, producing the protein MKVKEIFESMEYGPAPESNKESLAFLESHKRKFGLFINGKWTKPSSGEYFESINPSTKEKLADVSEGNNKDVDSAVNAAEKALKPWVNLGGHGRARYLYALARQIQKHSRLFAVLESMDNGKPIRETRDIDIPLVARHFYHHAGWAQLMDTEMKDYKEIGVIGQIIPWNFPLLMLSWKIAPALAMGNTVILKPAEFTSLTALLFADICKKIGLPDGVVNVVTGHGDTGAAIVNHPAVKKIAFTGSTEVGKIIRKATAGSGKKISLELGGKSPFIVFEDADLDSVVEGVVDAIWFNQGQVCCAGSRLLVQESIAEKLYKKIRARMETLRVGNSLDKCIDIGAIVAPVQLKVIEDLVQKGVEEGNDIWQPSWACPTEGFFYPPTLFTEVSPSSTIALVEIFGPVLVAMSFRSHSEAVKLANHTRFGLAASIWTENINLALDIAPQIKAGTVWINCTNVFDAASGFGGYRESGFGREGGKEGLYEYVKHKTENDFSDTPKKLKAVEASKKNGSSGTLPTIDRTPKIFVGGKQVRPDGGNSIGVKDAFGIHIAEVPKGRRKDIRNAVESAHACTSWGTMTGHAKAQVLYYIAENLYTRASEFAARIMLQTNQNQSDADKEVAASIDRIYTYAAWADKYDGHVHHTTSRNVTLAMPEKVGVIGIVCPDEAPLLGFISTVIPALTMGNTVVVIPSETSPLSVTDFYQILETSDVPAGAVNIVTGGKDELSKELAKHDDVDGLWYFGTAQGSKDIELLSADNLKRTWVNDGKYRDWMDKSQSEGYEFLRHATEIKNIWIPYGA; encoded by the coding sequence ATGAAGGTAAAAGAAATATTTGAGTCCATGGAATACGGACCGGCTCCTGAAAGCAATAAAGAAAGCTTAGCATTTCTGGAAAGTCACAAGAGAAAATTTGGCCTTTTCATCAATGGCAAATGGACAAAACCTTCCTCCGGTGAGTATTTTGAAAGTATCAATCCCTCTACAAAAGAAAAACTGGCGGACGTCTCTGAAGGTAATAACAAAGACGTGGACTCGGCGGTCAATGCAGCAGAAAAAGCACTAAAGCCGTGGGTCAACCTTGGCGGACACGGCAGGGCAAGGTATCTGTATGCCCTCGCAAGACAGATTCAAAAGCACTCAAGACTATTTGCGGTTTTGGAGTCTATGGACAATGGTAAGCCCATTAGGGAGACCAGAGATATTGATATTCCATTGGTGGCACGACATTTTTACCATCATGCAGGATGGGCCCAACTAATGGATACTGAGATGAAGGATTATAAGGAAATTGGAGTCATTGGCCAGATCATTCCGTGGAATTTTCCTTTACTGATGTTATCATGGAAGATAGCCCCGGCACTTGCCATGGGAAACACCGTGATCCTTAAGCCTGCCGAATTCACTTCATTGACCGCATTGCTTTTTGCTGATATTTGTAAGAAGATAGGTTTGCCTGACGGCGTGGTCAATGTCGTCACCGGACACGGTGATACTGGAGCCGCTATAGTCAATCATCCTGCTGTTAAAAAAATAGCCTTTACAGGTTCTACCGAAGTAGGTAAAATCATCAGAAAAGCCACAGCCGGTTCAGGCAAAAAGATCTCTCTGGAATTGGGTGGAAAATCTCCGTTTATTGTGTTTGAAGATGCTGATCTGGATAGCGTGGTCGAAGGTGTAGTGGATGCGATTTGGTTTAACCAAGGTCAGGTATGTTGTGCGGGATCTAGGCTTCTTGTACAGGAAAGCATTGCCGAAAAACTCTATAAAAAAATACGGGCTCGTATGGAAACTCTTCGCGTTGGCAATTCTTTAGATAAATGTATTGATATAGGCGCTATAGTTGCTCCTGTTCAATTGAAAGTCATCGAGGATTTGGTCCAGAAAGGAGTAGAAGAAGGAAATGATATCTGGCAGCCTTCCTGGGCATGCCCGACAGAAGGTTTCTTTTATCCGCCTACCCTATTTACTGAAGTATCACCTTCGTCTACAATAGCCTTGGTTGAAATTTTTGGTCCCGTCCTTGTTGCGATGAGTTTCAGATCACATAGTGAAGCTGTAAAACTGGCCAACCATACCCGATTTGGTTTGGCAGCCAGTATATGGACTGAAAATATCAATCTTGCTCTGGACATCGCCCCACAGATAAAGGCCGGTACAGTTTGGATCAATTGTACCAATGTATTTGATGCTGCATCGGGTTTTGGTGGATACAGAGAATCCGGATTTGGCAGAGAAGGTGGTAAGGAAGGCTTGTATGAATATGTAAAACATAAGACTGAAAATGATTTTTCTGATACCCCAAAAAAGCTAAAGGCTGTTGAAGCTTCAAAAAAGAACGGTAGTTCAGGTACACTACCCACCATCGACAGAACTCCCAAAATTTTTGTTGGCGGCAAACAAGTCAGACCGGACGGAGGTAATAGTATTGGAGTTAAAGATGCGTTCGGCATACACATCGCAGAAGTGCCAAAAGGAAGAAGAAAAGATATCCGAAACGCAGTAGAATCCGCACATGCCTGCACTTCATGGGGGACAATGACAGGACATGCCAAAGCTCAGGTATTATATTACATAGCTGAAAATCTATATACACGAGCTTCTGAATTTGCTGCAAGAATCATGTTGCAAACCAATCAGAACCAGTCTGATGCAGATAAAGAAGTAGCTGCAAGTATTGACCGTATATATACCTATGCAGCATGGGCGGACAAATATGATGGCCATGTACATCATACTACAAGCAGGAATGTCACATTGGCTATGCCTGAAAAAGTAGGTGTCATCGGCATAGTATGTCCTGATGAAGCTCCGCTTTTGGGCTTTATTTCTACTGTGATTCCTGCCTTGACAATGGGTAATACAGTGGTGGTGATTCCGTCTGAAACTTCACCATTATCAGTTACTGACTTTTATCAGATATTAGAGACTTCAGATGTTCCTGCCGGAGCTGTAAATATTGTCACAGGAGGTAAAGATGAGTTGTCCAAAGAACTGGCAAAACACGATGATGTGGATGGACTATGGTATTTTGGTACCGCTCAGGGAAGCAAGGATATCGAACTACTGTCAGCTGACAACCTCAAACGCACATGGGTAAATGATGGAAAATACAGGGATTGGATGGACAAATCTCAGAGCGAAGGTTATGAATTTTTAAGACATGCCACTGAGATAAAAAACATTTGGATACCATATGGAGCATAA
- a CDS encoding DUF423 domain-containing protein encodes MEHNPNRLIKITGMVGALAVILGAFAAHGLKQHLNDAQIDTFKTGSLYQFVHVLAMFIIALHIKESPLLQRSFYLFLTGIILFSGSLYILSTKHLYGGDSWNFVGPVTPIGGVFFILGWLNLVFTTKK; translated from the coding sequence ATGGAGCATAATCCAAATCGCCTTATAAAAATAACCGGCATGGTTGGGGCATTAGCTGTAATATTGGGAGCTTTTGCGGCTCATGGCTTGAAACAGCACTTGAATGACGCTCAAATAGACACATTCAAAACAGGTTCTTTGTATCAGTTTGTGCATGTACTTGCTATGTTTATCATAGCCTTACATATTAAAGAAAGTCCACTGTTACAACGTAGTTTTTATCTTTTCCTGACAGGTATCATTCTATTCAGTGGCTCTTTATATATATTGAGCACAAAGCATTTATATGGTGGAGATAGTTGGAATTTTGTTGGTCCTGTGACTCCCATAGGTGGTGTCTTTTTTATTTTGGGATGGCTCAATCTTGTATTTACAACTAAAAAATAG
- a CDS encoding DEAD/DEAH box helicase: MTFAELGLDEKILEAISYMGFDQATPIQEKAIPQILKGKDLIACAQTGTGKTAAFMLPLIHNMASDPHDGTSTLVIVPTRELAVQIDQQIQAFAYFVHASSMAIYGGGSGAEWETQKKALANADIIIATPGKLISHINMGNVKFNKLKYLILDEADRMLDMGFYDDIQKIIASLPKKRQTLMFSATMPPKMRVLAKQNLIDPYEITLAVSKPSERVLQTAYLVNDIHKSTLINDLIKDKPNLESIIVFSSTKKSVNEIVRSLSGKGYAVEGISSDLEQTQREEVVNRFRAKQIRVLVATDVFARGIDIKDVHLVVNYHVPGDGEDYVHRIGRTARADATGVAITLVNEDEMYKFAAIEKLIDTTIVKLPIPAYIGQSPEWSLSRPKSSFQRGRSSSGRPSSGSSNKPHQKSNNKNRFGSKKAGPHKP, translated from the coding sequence ATGACTTTTGCAGAACTTGGCCTGGATGAAAAGATACTTGAAGCTATATCTTACATGGGGTTTGATCAGGCTACACCTATACAGGAAAAAGCGATTCCTCAAATACTTAAAGGAAAGGATCTGATTGCATGCGCTCAGACAGGAACAGGGAAAACTGCTGCATTTATGCTACCATTGATCCACAACATGGCCTCTGATCCGCATGATGGCACAAGCACTTTGGTCATAGTTCCGACGCGCGAATTGGCTGTTCAGATTGATCAGCAGATTCAGGCTTTTGCCTATTTTGTTCATGCATCATCCATGGCAATTTATGGAGGTGGTTCGGGCGCAGAATGGGAAACACAAAAGAAAGCATTAGCCAATGCTGACATCATCATCGCCACTCCCGGGAAACTTATAAGCCATATCAATATGGGCAATGTGAAATTCAATAAGCTAAAATATCTGATTCTCGATGAAGCAGACCGAATGCTGGATATGGGTTTTTATGATGACATACAGAAAATTATAGCTTCATTGCCAAAAAAGAGGCAGACTTTGATGTTTAGTGCCACCATGCCGCCCAAAATGAGAGTTTTGGCCAAACAAAACCTGATCGATCCATATGAAATAACACTTGCGGTCTCCAAACCATCAGAAAGAGTTCTACAAACTGCTTACTTAGTTAATGATATCCATAAGTCTACTCTCATTAATGATTTAATCAAAGATAAGCCCAATCTGGAAAGCATAATTGTGTTTTCGTCCACAAAGAAATCAGTCAATGAAATCGTAAGAAGCTTGTCTGGAAAAGGTTATGCGGTAGAAGGTATTTCATCCGATCTTGAGCAAACCCAACGGGAAGAAGTTGTCAACAGATTCAGGGCCAAACAGATTCGCGTCCTTGTTGCTACGGATGTATTTGCGCGTGGTATTGATATTAAAGATGTTCATTTGGTAGTCAACTACCATGTCCCGGGAGATGGTGAGGATTATGTCCACAGAATAGGGCGAACAGCACGAGCTGATGCTACAGGAGTGGCCATCACTTTGGTCAATGAAGACGAAATGTACAAATTTGCTGCTATCGAAAAGCTCATAGATACTACCATCGTAAAACTTCCCATTCCTGCCTATATTGGCCAAAGTCCTGAATGGTCTTTATCCAGACCAAAAAGTAGTTTTCAGCGTGGCAGATCATCCAGCGGAAGGCCTTCATCAGGAAGTTCCAATAAACCCCACCAGAAATCAAATAATAAAAATAGATTCGGAAGTAAAAAGGCAGGTCCACATAAGCCGTAA
- a CDS encoding IS4 family transposase, translating into MIDFIPKDKFAVLALTHKTDKHYRSFPAWTQLITMLFGIFSRCDSMGEICDGMMGMQGKLNHLGLKSSPARSTAGDGLRERDNVFFEKLYFELPQHFKPILSVSRINNVSFSDLFIFDSSTIRLFSDIMKGVGRNPKDDGRKKGGLKVHMLIDAHADTPAFVKISEAKCHDKTFIQYLNLPEHSMVVFDRAYNHYLQFAKFTGKKINFVCRLKKNAVYDIIEQTYCKELNDTEYGVLKEEHIHLKYKDNGEEKALCLRKVTYKDEKGRVYEFITNNFEIKKKK; encoded by the coding sequence TTGATTGATTTTATACCAAAAGATAAGTTTGCAGTATTAGCACTAACCCACAAAACAGATAAGCATTATAGGTCATTCCCTGCTTGGACGCAACTGATCACTATGCTTTTCGGAATATTTAGCAGATGTGATTCTATGGGTGAAATATGTGATGGAATGATGGGAATGCAAGGTAAATTAAATCATCTTGGACTTAAATCGTCACCTGCCAGAAGTACTGCTGGTGATGGATTGAGAGAACGAGACAACGTGTTTTTTGAAAAGCTGTACTTTGAACTTCCGCAACATTTTAAGCCAATTTTGTCGGTCAGCCGCATTAATAATGTATCATTCAGCGACCTATTTATCTTTGATTCGAGTACCATTAGACTATTTTCTGATATTATGAAAGGTGTGGGGCGCAATCCAAAGGATGACGGCAGGAAGAAAGGTGGGCTCAAAGTCCATATGCTCATTGATGCACACGCTGATACCCCTGCGTTTGTAAAGATCAGCGAAGCCAAATGTCATGATAAAACTTTTATTCAATACCTAAACCTTCCCGAGCATAGTATGGTGGTGTTTGACAGGGCTTATAACCATTACCTCCAATTTGCTAAATTTACAGGCAAGAAGATCAATTTTGTATGTAGATTGAAGAAAAATGCAGTGTATGACATCATAGAACAAACATATTGTAAAGAACTGAACGACACAGAATATGGTGTCTTGAAAGAAGAACACATACACCTTAAATACAAGGACAACGGAGAAGAAAAAGCGTTGTGTTTGAGGAAAGTCACGTACAAAGACGAAAAAGGAAGGGTATATGAGTTTATCACCAATAACTTTGAAATAAAAAAGAAGAAGTAG
- a CDS encoding T9SS type A sorting domain-containing protein, translating into MKTWFFTFTLTILFASGINSQQVSKKNWTLVHERTASWCPFCGTWGWNMKDEIFSTYADQNLIFMAVHHSGDLLNQTATEFGDNFSGTGQPIFYMDGSNLNVNSSNIAERIRDIKIAMDFKATQSVFAGVGVDATLNSSTKTLTAKAKVEFLEAVEGGDYYLGLYLVEDVLNFQSSRTGTPLHRNVLRQSLLPTTFGKTLKTGAVAKGAVFNVDASLANVNATRDKIKVVAIIWNKVGSKYIFFNANVVNVGIPASTDFEADINNDMIVTQNESNSVIVDIKNIVLDQDAVLSIADISGRLLASQQVIKNNSNQILILKGDFNQGVHIITLISDKKRISKKIVLH; encoded by the coding sequence ATGAAAACCTGGTTTTTTACATTTACATTGACGATTTTATTTGCATCCGGCATTAACAGCCAACAGGTGAGCAAGAAAAACTGGACCCTTGTTCATGAGAGAACTGCTTCGTGGTGCCCTTTCTGCGGCACATGGGGATGGAATATGAAAGATGAGATATTTAGCACCTATGCAGATCAAAACCTGATTTTTATGGCGGTGCATCATAGCGGTGATCTTCTGAATCAAACGGCTACCGAATTCGGAGATAATTTTTCTGGTACTGGTCAACCCATTTTTTATATGGATGGTTCCAATCTCAATGTAAACAGTTCCAATATAGCAGAAAGAATAAGAGATATAAAAATTGCCATGGATTTTAAAGCCACACAATCAGTTTTTGCAGGTGTCGGAGTGGATGCTACTCTAAATAGTAGCACCAAGACCTTGACGGCTAAAGCAAAAGTGGAATTTCTTGAGGCAGTAGAGGGTGGCGACTATTATCTTGGTCTGTATTTGGTCGAAGATGTTTTGAATTTTCAGTCCAGCAGGACCGGTACACCTCTTCACAGAAATGTATTGAGACAATCATTGTTACCCACTACATTTGGTAAAACACTAAAAACCGGAGCTGTTGCTAAAGGTGCCGTTTTTAATGTGGATGCTTCACTAGCCAATGTAAATGCCACAAGGGATAAAATCAAAGTGGTAGCCATCATCTGGAATAAAGTTGGCTCAAAATACATATTCTTCAATGCTAATGTAGTTAATGTTGGGATTCCGGCTTCCACAGATTTTGAAGCAGACATTAATAACGATATGATCGTCACACAAAATGAATCCAATTCAGTTATTGTTGATATAAAAAATATTGTTTTAGATCAGGATGCAGTATTGAGTATAGCGGATATAAGCGGAAGACTATTAGCTAGTCAACAAGTTATCAAAAACAATTCAAACCAGATTTTGATCCTTAAAGGAGATTTTAATCAGGGAGTACACATAATTACACTTATAAGCGATAAGAAAAGAATTTCTAAAAAAATTGTGCTGCACTAA
- a CDS encoding cysteine--tRNA ligase, protein MNSILTVYNSLTRQKEVFKPIHQGFVGMYVCGPTVYSDVHLGNCRTFMSFDMIYRYLLHLGYKVRYVRNITDVGHLLDDGEDRMSKGSKADNLEPMEVAQKYTVGFHDMMRIFNTLPPSIEPRATGHILEQIEMVQSIIDRGFAYTRNGSVYFDTIKFAEKTGEYGKLSGRVIEELISESRDNLKNQDEKNHPSDFAIWMKASDEHLMKWNSPWSVGFPGWHLECSAMSTKYLGLQFDIHGGGNDLKFPHHENEIAQNVGACGCQPANYWLHTNMLLMNGKKMSKSDGNTISPVELFAGDSVHVSKGYSPMVVRFFMLQSHYRSPNDLTNEALSASEKGFKRLMDAYKNLSNLSASSTGHTELDKKAEGIIDGIFEDMNDDFNTPKAIAGLFELVTMINSVKEGQIAVSEISHATIEKIKSTMKAIIFDVFGLKDESESNAGPVEGLMDLVIDLRHQARNNKDWGTSDKIRDALGGINIQIKDGKEGTSWGYK, encoded by the coding sequence ATGAATTCAATATTGACTGTATATAATAGCCTCACAAGGCAAAAAGAAGTTTTTAAGCCTATTCATCAAGGTTTCGTAGGGATGTATGTCTGCGGTCCTACAGTATATAGTGATGTACATTTGGGCAACTGCCGGACATTTATGAGCTTTGACATGATATACAGATATTTGCTTCACTTAGGCTATAAAGTCAGGTATGTGAGAAACATTACGGATGTCGGTCACTTGCTTGATGACGGAGAAGACAGAATGTCCAAGGGGTCAAAGGCTGATAATCTGGAGCCCATGGAAGTTGCACAGAAATACACTGTTGGTTTTCATGATATGATGCGGATTTTTAATACTTTACCACCGAGTATTGAGCCCAGGGCTACAGGCCACATCCTTGAGCAGATAGAGATGGTACAAAGCATCATCGATCGTGGATTTGCTTATACGAGAAATGGTTCGGTTTATTTTGACACAATAAAATTTGCAGAGAAAACCGGCGAATACGGGAAACTATCTGGCAGGGTGATTGAAGAGCTCATTTCTGAATCAAGAGATAATCTTAAAAATCAGGACGAAAAAAACCATCCATCCGACTTTGCCATTTGGATGAAAGCTTCAGATGAACACCTTATGAAATGGAATTCACCTTGGTCGGTGGGTTTTCCTGGTTGGCATCTGGAGTGTAGTGCCATGAGTACAAAGTATCTCGGACTTCAGTTTGATATACACGGTGGTGGAAATGATTTGAAATTTCCTCATCATGAAAATGAAATCGCTCAGAATGTTGGGGCTTGTGGTTGCCAGCCTGCAAACTATTGGCTTCATACCAATATGTTGCTGATGAATGGTAAAAAAATGTCCAAAAGTGATGGCAATACCATTTCGCCGGTTGAACTATTTGCAGGTGACAGTGTGCATGTAAGTAAGGGATACAGTCCGATGGTGGTACGATTTTTTATGCTGCAATCCCACTACAGGTCACCCAATGACTTGACGAACGAAGCGCTATCAGCATCTGAAAAAGGTTTTAAGAGGCTGATGGATGCGTATAAAAATCTATCGAATTTATCAGCTTCATCAACAGGTCATACTGAGCTTGATAAAAAAGCGGAAGGTATCATTGACGGCATTTTTGAAGATATGAATGATGATTTTAATACTCCCAAAGCCATTGCCGGATTGTTTGAACTCGTGACAATGATTAATAGTGTTAAAGAAGGACAAATAGCTGTTTCCGAAATTTCGCATGCCACGATTGAGAAAATAAAAAGCACCATGAAGGCAATAATTTTTGATGTTTTTGGGTTGAAAGATGAATCAGAAAGCAATGCAGGTCCGGTGGAAGGATTGATGGATTTGGTCATTGATTTACGTCATCAGGCAAGGAATAATAAGGACTGGGGCACATCTGATAAAATTAGAGATGCACTGGGTGGAATAAACATTCAAATCAAAGACGGAAAAGAAGGAACTTCCTGGGGATATAAATAA